The Marmota flaviventris isolate mMarFla1 chromosome 5, mMarFla1.hap1, whole genome shotgun sequence genome includes the window GCCTTGGATCTCTTGGGTGCTAGATCTAGGTGCTGGCTTGGTCCCGCACACCCATGAAGGAGGGAGGCCTTCTTAAGCCTCGATTCCTATCATTTACCCCAGGGCCTCTGCGGCCAGGCGAGCGCACCAGGAGCCCCGCCCCGGCCCCCCACCCTCACCTGGGCTCCTCTCCCGCTTCCCACTGAGTCTGGCACCACGCCAGGgcaccttcctcttccttcccttcagtTTCTCCTTGAGGCTCCTGGCGGCGGGTGGGGTCTGAGGGCTCTTGCTTCTCCCTCCCAGCAGCCTCCACCTGCCCCCTTACAGCTGGCCAGTGCTGCGCCGGGGTCTCCCGGCTCCTGGACCATGCCTGCCTCTCAGCGCTGCCGTGGGCTGCCCCTGCCTCTCTGGCCCCCGGGTACCCAGGCACTCCCTGGGGGCAGCGGCTCTTCCTgggctccccagccccagcctgtctTGGTGTTGGCCACCTGCTGCAGACACGGCGGTGCACCATGCCGTGGCCTCCTGCTGTGGAGCCCCAGGTCAAAATCTGCTGATTTCAATGTGAATCTTACCTAAAAATGTGGCACAACAACATCTGACTGGCATTTGGCTCAACAGTGGGCACCCACTCTCACCATGCTGCCACATGAGATTCCCCACCACGAGGCCTCTGATAAAAGGGAGCTGTGGCCCACCCCTGGAACTCCAGCAGCCACTTTGTAACTATGAAGACAAGGGAGAGGGACAGCCTTCGAGATGAGAACATGGCCTTTGCCTTTCTCTTCCCACAACCACCTGCCCCAACGCAGGAAGTGCAGGTGGTCCCCCGTCAGATTTCAAATCAGAGGACGACACCCACGGACACTGCAGAGTGTCCGTTCCCAGGACCCCCACTTTCTATAGGGTGACACTCCTGGCAGCAGCTGGTCCCAACACAGTCCTCGTCTGGAGACCCCTCAAGGACCTGGAGTCAAGAGAGCCGACTCCTCCCAGGCCCCAGGGAGGCTGGGCCTCACAGCCTCTTCCCCTCAGGAAACACGGGCCGTGCCGCAGCCGAGCCCCACCGGCCCCTCCGTGAGGGCCACCCAGCAAGGCCCGCCCTCCCGCGGGCTGTTTCCCCTCCACAGCACACGCTCCTTCTGCAGCCACATCGTGCCCCTGCCCCCAGGAGCACGCAGCCCTCCGCGCGTGTCACCTGCTGTGTGGCCTTCTCAACAAAGACACATGCTGATTTTGTGCTGATGGCAAATTTATAGCAGGTTTTTCTCCCAAGTGAGAACAAGTGCAATCCAGGTCACAGTGTCCGTCCAGTGGACCTAGACTGCCCTCTATGGACACCGGGCTTTCCGGCTGACCCACTTCCCAGCTCTCTCCTTCACCTAGACGGGCAGCTGCACAcggaccctaacccaaaccctgaccctaaccctggcTAGGGACATGAGCCCTGCTTCCCGGGTCACCAGCCTGCAACTGACAAGGGACgactttcctctcccttctcagcAGTCCTGTGGGCAGGTGCTCCCGTCCTTGCCATCAGAGCTGGACTCCAGGATTCTGCCCCGTCCACAGCCACAGTCTGCACCTGACACACTTCAGTGGGAGCTCTCAGGGCAAAGGCCCCTGCCCAGGCTCTCAAAGAGCAGCTGACCCTGGGAAATGCCCAACAGCTGCAGAAGGCTGCCCCACGCTGCCACCCCTGCCCTCTGTGCCTAGAGAGAGGATCCTCACACTCAGAGGTATGCACGGAGCTGGGAAGTCGGGCAGCTCTTCAGAGCAGTCAGTGGCCATCAGGAGGATGCTGATCTGTCCTCAGACAGTCAAGGGCCTAGGAAACAGCTGCTCCCTGCACACCTGCCAACGCAGATCCACACGAGGACGCCGTGAGCACAGGTCTGGAGACGCCACACCCGAGAAGTGGACTTGGGTggcccccagccctgggaggTCACGGGTCAGGCTGCTCAGCCTGggaggtacaaactgctgcctgGGCCACAGGTGACATGCTGCTGCTCCCTGGGACCAACATGAACCGCCCTGGGGCCTGGCACGGCTAGGGGTCTGAGTAAGCGTGGGTACTTGGCCACCGTCAGTGAGGTGACTGGGCTGCTGCAAGAATTCAGCCCATCCTGTGCCTCTTCGAGCTCATCAGACGGGACCTCGGAGCAGCAGGCGGTGGCCCCCGGGGAAACAGCAGCGAGCCCCCCCACTCACCCTCGGGGTTCTCCAGGTCCAGGCTGCCCGGAGAGCCCCAGGGTGTGTGGGAGCTCAGGACACTGTGGAGAGGGTGCACCAGGGTGACCAGAGCTCTGCCCTCCCCAGGGACCTGGGAAGGCTTTCCTCTGGAACCCCAGCTGGAGGGCCTGTGGACCCCACGGGGAAACACGGGGAGAGGGAAAGCCTGGCCACGCTCCGGGCAATGGCTGTCAACCCAGTGCCAGGAAGTAAGGCCTCGAGACCAGTGGGGACAGGAGACACGTCAGCAGCAGCGTGGCTTCAGGGGCTGAGGAGAGGCACCCCCCGGACCAGGCCCACGGGAGGGCAGCCAGCCACCTGCTGAGAACTGTTTGCCCCTTTCACAGCATAAAATCCGCATGACGAGAAGGTTTACGCAGTGCGGAGTGAGAGcccacccacccctgcccctCCCGCGGTCCCTGGGCTCCAGAAGGGGTGGCGAGTGACAGCCGCTTCCCCAGACGGAGGCACATGCTTGTGACGCTCATTCTGGGGACCTTCCCGTCCTGCAGCTCAGTGGCTGGTTCTGCACACTCCCCGCACACCAGGGTGCCCAGCTGTCCCCCGCCACTCCCTGTGTGGATGGGCTCCTCCAGCGTCTCCTCGGGGACACGGCTGTTCTGGGTTCCACTCACGTGAACAAGGCTTCACGGGATCCTTGGTCTGCTGTCTGGGCCGCGCATGAGCATATGGGCGCTGAGCTGAGGATGGGCTGGCCTCAGCGTCCAGACTCCGACACTGCCCTCGAAGAGACACCCAGTGTCCCCAAGAAGTCTCCTTTCCCCGGGGGGGGCTCTCTTCTCTCGGGAGACCTGGGCTCCCCTTGTCATCGTGCTCTGGGTCTCGGGAGCACCGTCCAGGTGGGAGCATCAGCCTCTCTGATGGCTCTGGTCGTGTGGAAGCTGCTGGCTCGTGTCCCTTCTGCTCTGGACTCTTGGATCCTCCTgcacctcccctctccttcctcgcAGAATGTGCCACCAGTTTCCCACTGATTTTCTCATTGTGTTGCACCCTCAGAAGAGACACCCGTGTCTTGCTCACGTCTCTGGTCCTAAGAGTCCTCTGGTTGCCACCACAGCTGGTTCATTTGACTGAGACGTGTTTGTGCTGCTGACCGCCTGGTTCCCGCAGTTTTGGAGAAATGTTCTGATCTTTAACTTGCGATTGTTTGGCTGGTGTCCTCGGCCTGGGCCGTCACGTGCTGGCTCTTACGCTGTGTTAGACTCCCATGCACTAAACTATGTGTGTGATTTTCAGATCCCGAGCCACTGGTTTCTGGGCCACCTGCTCTGCCTGCTGaccatcctcctcctctgccGTGCGGCTCGTTTTGTCCAGAGCCCCTTGGATGCCTTGAATGCCCAGctgcgaggaggaggaggagcatctGATGGCCGCCCACTGGTCAGGGCCCCTTCCGAGGGCCTGTTTCCCTCACACCGGTGCCCGGGACCTGAGTCGGCAGCCAGGACACTCCATCCCAGAGGTGGCTGGGCGCCTGCCGGGCAGGTGTCAAAGCTCAGGACGTCCCTCCTACCCCCAGGCCTCTTTCCTGGGTGTCAGCGTTTGGCCTCGCAGCCTCAGTGAAGGCCAGCCTCTCGCCAAGCCCCTCTGCTCACGTGGCTGTAGATGGTGTGCCCGCACCTGTTGGCCACCCTCCTCCCGCACAGCTCCCCTCCAGGCGGCTAGAGGAGATGTTAACCCGCTGGTTCCATAACCGCGAGGTCGGGAGCGCGTCCCTTCATCAGAGCAGAACCCTGAACCTGGTGGAAAACCAGGCCATTCTCCTGTGTCTGGTTGTGTTTTTGTGTCAGGACAGAAACACGAATAGTACTAACCTGAGAAAAATGCTCGCCGATCACATGACCGAGGGCGGCCTCTTGGTATGCCCAGTCTTCTTACCTGTTCTTTAGAGAAAGACTTGAAGCCGACCGAAACGGGGAGGGGAAGAACCAGCTTGCTGAAGAGGAGCCGTGCAAACAGCCCCTCTGACTTTAAATGGCACCCGGGCCCCAGGGCAGGAAGGGGCACACTGCAGTGGTACAGAGCACCTCTGCTCCCAGGTGAGGCAGACTCAGAACCACACCCCGGCTGGTGAGCGGTGACGGCTGCTGGCTCACGGCAGACGTGGGAGTGGAAATGGCGGGTGAGCACCCTGAATGTGAGAGTGAGATCAGAGAAGGTGACTCCCGGTGCCCGAGCACCAGCAGGCACTTTCAGGAGCTCCCCCACAGCTCAGCTGTCGGCTGAGGGCTGCTCGGGAGGCAGCTCCAGGGTGCACCAGGGGAGGAAAGGGGCATCTCAGCAGCAGGCGGGACAGGCGTCGGCTTTGTTAAAACACAAGAAGACAGAAGCCCAGGCACAACGTGTGTGCGTGCAGAGAGGAGTGTGAGTGACGGCCGGCACCCGCAGGTCCTGAGAGGGGCCGCCACCCTCACTGGAGAGCTGGACGAGCGAGGCTGTGCACACCTGGGTTGGTCACCAAAGCAGCCAGTAAAACAAAGCCCCAGTCATGTGCCCGCCAGGCACAGCAGGGAGCCTGGAAGAGGGGACACCACGCAGCTGCCTGAGGAGGAGGCCCGGCCAGTGCCCTCCTCAGCCAGAGGCAGCCCCCACACCCTGGGGTCAGCTTGGTGGTCACTGTGGCCAAAcccctgaaaagaacaacttagaagagggagtgtatttggctcctggtttcagagtcTGGGTCTGTAGACAGCCACGCCATTGCTCTGTCCCCGGGGGGCAGCACATAGGGGAAGGTCCACTCCACTCACTGTGGCTCAGGGTGCAGAGAGAAGGAGCGGGACCAGGCCCCAGGGCAGACGCACCTTCCAGGAAAGGCGGCGGCCCCTCCTCCAGCCgcgccccacctgcccacagtcaccacccagtgcaCTCGGCTGGGGGGACTGGAGAGGCCACAGCCCTCACCGCCCATCCTCCCCTCGGAGAGTTCCTGCAGCGGGGCTTTGGGGAAACCTCACGTCCAGCAGACAGCTCTGGAGAACCAGGCCCGAGATCAAGGTGCTGAGGTGCTGGCACCCGAGTCGTCACCCACGGGCTGTGCCCATCTCCACGGCagcttcttgctgtgtcctcacctggGGGACAGGCAGGCAACTCTTTGGGTCCTGTTTGTACGGGGCACGGATTCCATCACTAGGGTCCCACCTACCCTCCTGCCCAGCAGCCCAACCCTTTGCATTGAGGGGTCATGGACTAGGGAATGCTGCCCTGGGTCCATGTTCCTGgtccatagctctgggtccatAGCCCTGGTCTATAGCTCTGGGTCAATAGTCCTGGGTCCATAGCCTTGGTCCATAGCCCTGGGTCCATAGCCCTGGTCCATAGCCCTGGTCCATAGTCCTGGGTCCATAGCCCTGGTCCATAGCCCTGGGTCCATAGCTCTGGTCCATAGTCCTGGTCCATAGCCCTGgtccatagctctgggtccatAGTCCTGGGTCCATAGCCCTGGGTCCATAGCCCTGGGTCCATAGCCCTGGTCCATAGCCCTGgtccatagctctgggtccatagctctgggtccatAGCCCTGGTACATAGCCTTGGGTCCATAGTCCTGGGTCCATATCCCTGGTCCATAGCCCTGGGTCCATAGCTCTGGTCCATAGCCCTGGTCCATAGCCCTGgtccatagctctgggtccatagctctgggtccatATCCCTGGTCCATAGCCCTGGGTCCATAGCCCTGGTCCATAGCCCTGGTCCATAGCCCTGGGTCCATAGCCCTGGTCCATAGTCCTGGGTCCATAGCTCTGGTCCATAGCCCTGATCCATAGCCCTGgtccatagctctgggtccatAGCTCTGGTCCATAGCTCTGGTCCATAGTCCTGGGTCCGTAGCCCTGGTCCATAGCCCTGGTCCATAGCCCTGGGTCCATAGCCCTGGTCCATAGCCCTGGGTCCATAGCTCTGGTCCATAGTCCTGGTCCATAGTCCTGGGTCCGTAGCCCTGGTCCATAGCCCTGGTCCATAGCCCTGGTCCATAGCCCTGGGTCCATAGCTCTGGTCCATAGTCCTGGGTCCATAGCCCTGGTCCATAGTCCTGGGTCCATAGCTGTGGTCCATAGTCCTGGGTCCATAGCTCTGGTCCGTAGCCCTGGTCCATAGTCCTGGTCCATAGCCCTGGTCCATAGCCCTGGTCCATAGTCCTGGGTCCATAGCTCTGGTCCATAGTCCTGGGTCCATAGCTCTGGTCCATAGTCCTGGTCCATAGTCCTGGGTCCATAGCCCTGGTCCATAGCCCTGGTCCATAGCCCTGgtccatagctctgggtccatAGCCCTGGGTCCATAGCCCTGGGTCCATAGCTCTGGTCCATAGCCCTGATCCATAGCCCTGGGTCCATAGCCCTGATCCATAGCTCTGGTCCATAGCCCTGGGTCCATAGCTCTGGTCCATAGCTCTGGTCCGTAGCCCTGGTCCATAGTCCTGGGTCCATAGCTCTGGTCCATAGCCCTGatccatagctctgggtccatAGCCCTGGTCCATAGCTCTGTGTCTACAGCCCTGGGTCTATAGTGCTGGTCCATAGCTGTGGTCCATATCTCTGGgtccatagctctgggtccatGGCCAGAGCTGCAGTTTGAGCTGGACCTATAGACGGGGCCCAGCTCAGCATCCATCCTGCTTGGCTTTGCATCTTCCCGAGCCGCCCTCCCTGGGAGCTCTGGCCGGGGCACACTCCCTGTCAACGGACAGTAGCTGTCGGGGTGCCCCAGCCTCCATCCACAGAGAAGTCATAGCTGGTTAGCTTGGTGGGTTTGCCTTTGAGTTTCAGAGTCTGAACTTCTTTGTAATTATGTGGAATACAGGTGTCAGGTTACCTGGCCAGCGAGGAACTCTCAGGGACCTTGGGCTCCTGCCTCTCCCACCGGCCTCCTCTCCCCCCTAGGTGAGGAAGCTTCCCAGCTTTGCACTTTGTTCACGCCTGCATTTTAGAAGTGCTGTCTCCATGCAGGACGCATGTGTGTCTTGGTATCCAGGTGTGATGCCCATGGGGTGGCCAGGAGGCCACCATGGGCTCGCCGGACCTTGGACACTGAAGGGAAAGGATCCACGAAGTGGACAACCACGAAGTGGACAACCAGGGCCAACCACACACTCTGGAGACCAGGAACAGGCTCTGGGGACAGAGGGGAACCCCTCCTCCCTGGGGCACAATTCCTTAAACCCCTCCTGTCTTCCAGAGGACCCTGGTGCTAGCCCAGCTGCCCAGCTGTCCGTGCAACTGTGCAGGCACCAAGGGTGGGAACCCCCGCCTTAGGGCAGCATGCACAGGGCTGGAGGGGCAGCTGGCCTGGACTGGGACTCCCAGCAGGGTCCTGGTGATGGACAGCCACAGCCTGCCCAGAGCTGCACCTCTCCACTCCAGACGTCCTGCTGCTCCCCTCTGACCTTGGCCATCACCCTCTCTCTCCTGTCGCCAAGAGCCCAGGGGAGACCCCTTCCCTGAGGCACTGGATGCCCAGGGGAGACCCCCTTCCCTGAGGCACTGGATGTGCTGCAACTTAGCAACCTGATCAAATTTAGTTGGAAACTCCCAGCCTGGCGAGAGCAGGTGGCCAAGGCCAGAAGAGACGTGGCGAAGCTGCCCAGGAGAGCCCGGCTCTTGAAAGTCAGCCTTCAGAGAAGAGTCTTCGCTGAAAGGACCCTGAGCCCCGGGTGTTCCTTCTGCACGAGGCGGTGCTAGAACGTGGTGTGATGTCTCCATCCTGAGGAGCGGCATCCATCACAGCCCAAGCCACCAGCACCTGGGGAGGCCAGGGCTCACCCCACTGGGCTGCTCCTCCCTGGGCCTTTGGAGGGGCAGAGCCTGGACAGCACTGGGAAAGGGTCCTTTGAAGGAGACATGCTGGCTTTCCAGCCGAGGAGTCCTGAGTTCCTCAAGCCCTCTGTGGACCCTTCCTCTTGGACACAGAGAAGTCCTAGGGGCGTCAGTGCACAAAGCCAGGAGGCCATGTGGGCATCCTCCCGATGATGGTCAAGGTCAGCCCAGGATCATGCTGGGAAAGTCCTGATAGTGGGCTACTGGTGGGTGCCCACTACCTAGGGGGTCCTACCTCCCAGGAAAGGGGTGTTGCTAACAGAGGGACCCAGATTCCCATGGCACAAGGGTCTCACTTGCCAGAAGAGAGTGCCTCCATGACACCTCAGCAAGCAGGGGTGGGGCGGGAGGGATGCCCCGGGGGGGGGCAGGGTCCCAGCTGGTCCTTGCTTCTGGGGGTCCCTGGGTGCTCTGAGATGGTGTCTATATTGATGGTCCCCAAGTCCCTGCCAGAGACAGTCCTAGGTGCTGTGACACATGGAAAAAGAAGACACTGGCCTTCTTGGGCCTCAGTTCCAGTGGTGAGAGACAGACAAGCAAAACAGGCCATTCCTGAAGGAAGACCAAGGGGAGCAGGAGGTGCAGATGGAGGAACCTCACCTCCAGGAGCAGGGAGGGAACTGCTCCCGCAGGTGAGCCGACCCAGAGAGGGAGCGGAGGACAGCTGGGGAGAGTCCAGGCAGGTGAGCTGACCCAGAGAGGAAACACAGGACACCTGGGGAGAGTCCAGGCAGGTGAGAGTCCAGGCAGGTGAGCCGACCCAGAGAGGAAACCCAGGACACCTGGGGAGAGTCCAGGCAGGTGAGAGTCCAGGCAGGTGAGCCGACCCAGGGAGGGAGTGGAGGATACTCGGGGAGAGTCCAGGCAGGTGAGCTGACCCAGAGAGGAAACACAGGACACCTGGGGAGAGTCCAGGCAGGTGAGAGTCCAGGCAGGTGAGCCGACCCAGGGAGGGAGTGGAGGATACTCGGGGAGAGTCCAGGCTGAGAAAGGAGCAGAGGTACAGCCCAGAGACAGCACTCTGCAGGGGAAGAGTTCctcagggaggaagaagaggaggaaggagaaggaggagagagaaggagcagGACTCAGGTCACCCTGTAGGAGGAAgtagaagaggagggaaagagagtgaGAGGTCCCcttggaggggaagggggaagaggatGGATGTcctgggagggggcaggaggagggacagagagggatAGGTACCCTtggaggagaaagggggaggaggaTGGAGGTCGAAGGAGGGGGGCaggagaagggacaggagggaCAGGTTCCCTTGGAAAAAAGGGGGATGAGAATGAAGGTCCTGTGGAGGAGgtaggaggagggacaggagggacagTCCCCTTGGAGGAGAAGGTGGGATCAGGATGGACGTCCTGTGGTTTCGgtaggaggagggacaggagggacaggTCCCCTTCGAGGAGAAATTGGGATCAGGATGGAGgtcctggggagggggcaggagaagcTGTAGGGTCACCAGGCCCTGGGCCCTCTGTGCGGGCAGTTCCCAGAGCCTTCTTGTCCCAAGCCCCCGGGAGGATGTGCCCAGGGATGCAGCCTGGGGagcagaggcagagccaggaaggAGCAGGCCATGGCACGGTGGGTGAGCGGCTAGCCCACATGCCCGCTGTCCCCTGTGTGGTAGTGATGAGTGTGCACAGGGCTGGACCTCAAGCCTGGGTGCAGCCAGGCATGACGCACCAGGACAGCTGGGGACTCTGCACTGGGCTCCTGGTAAGATGCGGAAAGGGAGCCTCTGCAGGCCTTGGGTGAAGTGGTCATGGAAATGCCCACACTGGCTGGGAGGCACAGTGCTCCAGGTTGGCGGGAGTTTGGCAGGAGGGCTGGCTCTGGGAGCCGAGAGCAGGGGCCTGGAGCCGGGAAGTGCTGGACTGGGGGGGATGAACTGAGACACGGCCCGCCTGGACCGCGGCAATTGGTCAGAAGACTGCAGAAGCTGCAGCCGCCGAAGCATTCACTGCTGGCCAGCTTCCACTGTCCTGAGACCATGGGCACCAACCCAGGAGGCAGCCGGGTCCCCCAGAGGAGGCTCTGCCAAGGCCGGCCCTGGGCAGCCACGAGTCTCTGCAGCTCGGCCCCTTCCGATGGCAGGACCACCGCGGAGCTTGCTTACATTTAGGGTGCTGTTGCCTCCCTGTGTGCTCCTCGCCAACACAAAAGTGCCCCTTGGCACCCAGGGTGCCCTCACACCACAGCCGCAGCCCCTCGGGTCCCTGGTACAGAGGCAGGGTGCTGGCACTCGGCCACAAGCTAGTCCTCCCTGGGAGCTCCTCAGAGAGCAGCCACGCTGCCCTGTTGGTGACAGGGACAGCAGGTGTGTGTGTTCAGCACAGACGCCTTGTTCCCAATTGTTTCCCGTCAGAGTCTGGCTGAATCACAGGAGCACAACCCGTGCACACGACGCAGCTCTGATTGAGTTTGGAATTTAGAATTCTGCGTGAGGTCTCAGATCTCTTCAAGTTCACATTTGTCCTGACAGGACTTCCCAGGGAGGATGAACAGTCACAATACGGTGTCCTCAAGTCACTCCAATAATGCTGTTCTCCTGGGTTTTGTCACCAACTTGATACATaattagtttcttttgttttagctTGTTTTCAATTTCCAGgatcacattttcttcttttggctctaatttcattctttgcatGAAACAGTTGACGCGAAGCCTCCGCAGCAGTCTGCATCCCTGGAAGGCGGACACTCTGCCAAGGAccctctgccaccacctcccaccTCTTTCTGCACCTGTACTCCTGTGCCTCTCCGCAGCCCCTGGGGGATCCCCTCTCTGGGCTCTGAACACCCTGTGGCCCAAAGCAACGACATCCAAGCTGGTCAGTGGTCTGCATTGGGACAGACACAGGCACTGCCCAGGGGCAGCTGCCAGGTTGTCCAGGGTCCCACGAAGGCGTCTCACAGAAGCGCAGCAGAGGGTGCTGGCTGTCTCTGCGTCCTCAGCCAGGGCATGACTCGGGCCCCACTCAGTCCATCTACAAGGGTGTTGGCTTTATGGCAGCTCAGTGGCTAGGGACCCAGGGGACAGTCCTGGGAGGGTCTGGTAGCCAGCAGGCTGCTCCGTGGCCCACGTCCGGAGGCGGCTCCCACCTGGAcagaggggaggggtgggaacGTGGGCCCACCCTGGGGGTATGAGCTCTGCAGGAAGGGCGAGCATGTTGAGCCTGCGGAGGCCGCCTCCCTGGAAGACCCTGCGCGCCCAGGAGCACAGGCCGAGGGGGGCTTCCAGAACTGCTccttccttaccctaaaccgcaGAGCTCAGGCCTCTGACGGTGTCTTCCCCGTCCCTTCCTGTGCGTCACGCCTTCAGATGGCACGGCCAGTCTCCCTGGACATGACCCACTCTGCTTTCCCAGCAGGCCTTTAGACTGTGAGTGAGATTGCCAGCCAGGGAACGCTCGGTGGTCGCCTGGTTTGGAGACGCGTCTCAGTCGAGCGTGCTGAGCGCACTACGGCCAGCCAGTTCCTCCCCCTGCCCATGGCCACGGCTGGCGCACGCATGGCCTTATGGCATTTCTTTCCTTGAGGGCAGACAGTTTGTTCCCCAACTACGGGTGGCCACTGCACTGTGTCCAGCATGGGCCTATCACAGGTGTGAGCTCCCAGGACAGGGGAGCTCCCTGAGTGGGCTATGTGTCCTGCTCCTGCGGTGGCTGTGGCATGTGGCCCACCAGGGGCTCGGGGAAGTTTGCACACATCCTCACTGTACCCAGCTGGGCCGGGTCACGCGTTCCTTGGTGACGATGTGACTCCAGAGGTGGCTCACGAGGCCCACCTTCCTGTGCGCACAGCTTCCGCATGGACGGCGAGCCGCTCTGCCGCTGGGTGTCCTCTAATTGGGCCGCTGCTGTCGTCTGTGCTCTAAATGCAAACCCTTTGTCCCCTGCCTGTGTCACAGTGTCTCCTCTGCACTTCGCCTATcagcctccctctctccctagACACTAAGGAGGCAAAGTTGGCCCAGTCTCTGAACAAGTCTTCAGTGTGCATGAGTAGCAGCGGTACGAAGTGAGGTGCTCTGCTCACACGTCCCCTCCCATCACCCCAAGCACTGCTGCTGCTGGCAGAGGAGGCCTGTTTGGGCATTAACTGTGGAGCCGAGCACACCCTGGGCAAGCGCGGGGCGGCCGTGCCCAGGGACATCCATGACTTATGGATGCTGTGCTCCCGCAGAGCATAAATACTGCACCAAAGCCTCCATTTGTCATTCGGGCTGAACATCTCTGAGCTTATGCAATATGAATTTCCTGTTGTAATGGCCTCGTGCTGGGGTCTTCGGGGAACATATTGTTTTCAGCAAGACAAAGTAATTGCAGGGGCTCCTGAAGGGCTTCGCGCAGTACAAGGAAATACATTTAAGCTGACACAGTTGCTCCAATGATCTCCTCTGTTATATCTTACTGAACACAGAATGAGCTCTGCCTGTCCTAGCAGAATATGCAGGGTCCTCGTACCGCAAGGCCACATCCAAGCAGAAGGAGGTTATGGGTGAGGACACCCAGCCGGCCTGTGAGGGCACCTGGGTAGCCCACAGCAAGTCCTCAGCAGCAGGATGCGGCTGGAGGCTGTCCTGGGGCCTAACTCATGCCCAGGGGCAGTGTACCAGCCTTCTGCAGTGCCCGTGCCCCAAGCATGGAGAGGAGGGGCGGCTCCCAGGGCTCCAGGCCCCATGTGCACTGGGAGACGAGGCTGCCAatccttctgccacagcctccacAGGCACAGAACAAGGGACGAGGCCAGGCGCCCAGAGGCCCTTCCAGCTCTGCCTGATTCTGCTCTGTGGCAGAGGCTGAGTGGATGGCCTGCAGCATCCTCTCAGGCCTGGTCCTGACCTCTGTCCACCTGCCCCTGTGCCCAGGGCCCCAGGGAAGACCAGGAGAAGCAGGCCACCATACACCCACCATGACGACAAACCTGGGATGGCGGGGCCTCGAGGTGACCCAGGTGGCTCCAAGTGTGGGGACTGCAGGGAACTGCTTCAGGGCTGCCCATTTGTGGGGACGGGGAGAGGGCAGAGCCTGGAGGAGCAGCAGGAGTCAGGGTGAGGGGCAGAcctggagagagagggggagaggggacaaCTGAGACACCTCCGGGGCTGGGATGGGGGACGTGGGCCTGGCTGAGGGGTATGGCTCCAGGGCAGGAATAAGGTCCTTCCCAA containing:
- the LOC139705923 gene encoding LWamide neuropeptides-like, translating into MDQGYGPRAMDQGYGPELWTQDYGPGLRTRAMDQSYGPRAMDQSYGSGLWTQGYGSGLWTRAMDPGLWTQGYGPRAMDQGYGPGLWTRAMDPGLWTRTMDQSYGPRTMDQSYGPRTMDQGYGPGLWTRTMDQGYGPELWTQDYGPQLWTQDYGPGLWTQDYGPELWTQGYGPGLWTRAMDQGYGPRTMDQDYGPELWTQGYGPGLWTQGYGPGLWTRATDPGLWTRAMDQSYGPRAMDQGYGSGLWTRAMDPGLWTRAMDPGLWTRAMDQGYGPRAMDQGYGPRAMDPELWTRAMDQGYGPELWTQGYGPGIWTQDYGPKAMYQGYGPRAMDPELWTRAMDQGYGPRAMDPGLWTQDYGPRAMDQGYGPGLWTRAMDPGLWTRAMDPGLWTRAMDQGYGPRAMDQGYGPRTIDPEL